One genomic segment of [Phormidium] sp. ETS-05 includes these proteins:
- a CDS encoding hybrid sensor histidine kinase/response regulator: protein MSSNGDLSNFDMMELFRIEVETQAAILNNGLVEIEGHPEASMEIESLMRAAHSIKGAARIVALDAAVKIAHALEDCFVAAQSGQIILESQVIDVLFTGVDLLKRLAQIKGKEMENWLRECHNEIETTIQGIAGILHPETSLPSPPAVAPTSLPVTPVTLLPYELQDNIGLTIRELFAVEVETQAGVIQNTLIGLKNTPNKPANTGELESLKIAAHAIKGAALLVDILPAVELATTLEDCFQAAKDQPSFSSEHIESFLEALEWLLELARADEITAREKLDNHIAGEIIGKIKNIWEQLSEIANNVGVEKGYLEEKTLPIDLPGGLQIVANGGAPQSKPNTSPPSSSSSFAQPPLGRGERSPTEGKDDKIQRGSGLQPAYSSQLGGPMGVQTPQHGTVRSGKLSTQATGAIQELTSSGGGSADRVVRVSADNLNRLMGLAGESLVEAKWLQPFADSLLKLKKQNLELSNLLEKVRESLAGGYSGDGHPGEGVVASINAARLLCNQSRELLGDRLQALEQFALSSANLSDRLYREVIATHMRPFADGVQGFPRLVRDLARELGKQVKLEITGHSTLVDRDILEKLEAPLNHLLRNAVDHGIEYPPERLTAGKPTTGTVLLEATHRAGMLLITVSDDGKGVEIEQLRQKIIQKNLVSPEMAHHLSEAELMEFLFLPGFSTATKVTEISGRGVGLDVVHSTLAQVGGILRATSRPGKGMSFHMQLPLTLSVMRTLQVEISGEPYAFPLSRIDRILMVDPADIFVAENRQYFTFDDRNIGLVAASQVLELPPTPVNSPQLPVVVISDRSATYGVVVDRFLGERDLVVRPLDPRLGKLQDISAAALMESGLPLLIIDVEDMVRSIDKVLSGGRLRKVSEPEPAHLTKSRKRVLIVDDSITVREVERKLLENNGYEVEVAVNGMDGWNAVRTNQYDLVITDVDMPRMNGIELVSQIKNHPHLKVIPVMIVSYKDRDEDRIRGLEAGADYYLTKSSFHDETLLHAVIDLIGS, encoded by the coding sequence ATGAGCAGCAATGGCGATTTGAGCAATTTCGACATGATGGAGCTGTTTCGCATCGAAGTAGAAACCCAAGCTGCCATCTTAAATAACGGATTAGTAGAAATAGAAGGCCATCCAGAAGCCAGCATGGAAATCGAATCTCTGATGCGCGCCGCCCATTCCATCAAAGGGGCTGCCCGGATTGTGGCTTTAGATGCTGCAGTGAAAATCGCCCATGCCTTAGAAGATTGCTTCGTAGCGGCTCAGTCTGGCCAAATAATTTTAGAATCTCAGGTAATTGATGTCCTGTTTACCGGCGTAGATTTGCTGAAGCGCCTAGCCCAAATTAAGGGCAAGGAAATGGAAAATTGGCTGCGGGAATGTCACAATGAAATAGAAACAACGATTCAAGGTATTGCCGGGATTTTACATCCTGAAACATCACTACCCTCGCCTCCAGCAGTGGCACCAACGTCACTACCAGTAACCCCTGTCACCCTATTGCCATATGAGTTGCAAGATAACATTGGCTTGACCATTCGCGAATTATTTGCCGTAGAGGTAGAGACCCAAGCAGGGGTTATACAAAATACGTTAATTGGCCTGAAAAATACTCCTAACAAGCCAGCTAACACTGGAGAGTTAGAATCCCTGAAAATTGCGGCTCATGCCATCAAAGGAGCGGCGCTGCTAGTGGATATATTGCCAGCAGTAGAACTAGCCACTACCTTAGAAGATTGCTTTCAGGCGGCCAAAGATCAACCAAGTTTTTCCTCGGAGCATATTGAGAGTTTTCTCGAAGCCTTAGAGTGGCTGCTAGAACTGGCAAGAGCCGATGAGATAACGGCGCGAGAAAAATTAGACAATCATATAGCTGGAGAAATTATTGGTAAAATTAAAAATATCTGGGAACAGTTGTCAGAAATAGCGAATAATGTGGGAGTGGAGAAAGGCTATTTGGAGGAAAAAACCCTACCAATCGATTTGCCAGGTGGGCTGCAGATCGTCGCCAATGGAGGGGCGCCACAGTCAAAGCCAAATACCAGTCCTCCCTCTTCTTCATCATCCTTCGCCCAGCCGCCATTGGGGAGGGGGGAACGATCGCCTACGGAGGGAAAAGATGACAAAATACAGCGGGGGTCAGGGTTACAGCCTGCATATTCATCCCAATTGGGCGGACCGATGGGCGTACAGACTCCCCAGCATGGAACCGTCAGGTCCGGGAAGCTATCCACCCAAGCCACAGGGGCAATTCAAGAGTTAACCTCATCAGGTGGAGGTAGTGCGGATCGGGTAGTGCGGGTGAGTGCTGATAACCTAAATCGCCTGATGGGTTTAGCAGGAGAATCTCTGGTAGAGGCGAAATGGCTGCAACCGTTTGCCGATTCTTTGTTGAAACTGAAGAAACAAAATTTAGAGCTGTCAAATTTGCTGGAAAAAGTGCGGGAATCTCTGGCTGGAGGCTACTCTGGAGATGGGCACCCTGGAGAGGGGGTGGTTGCTAGCATCAATGCGGCTCGCCTTCTTTGCAATCAATCTCGGGAGTTGTTGGGCGATCGACTCCAAGCACTAGAGCAATTTGCCCTTTCCAGCGCCAACCTCTCCGATCGCCTCTACCGGGAAGTCATCGCCACCCATATGCGCCCCTTTGCTGACGGCGTGCAGGGATTTCCCCGCCTCGTGCGGGACCTCGCCCGGGAACTAGGAAAGCAAGTCAAATTAGAAATCACCGGTCATTCCACCCTAGTTGACCGAGATATTTTAGAAAAACTAGAAGCCCCCCTCAACCATCTACTGCGCAACGCCGTAGATCATGGCATCGAATATCCCCCAGAGCGCCTCACCGCAGGCAAACCCACCACTGGCACCGTGCTGCTAGAAGCCACCCACCGCGCCGGGATGCTCTTAATCACGGTTTCCGACGATGGCAAAGGAGTAGAAATCGAGCAACTGCGCCAGAAAATCATCCAAAAAAACCTCGTTAGCCCCGAGATGGCCCACCACCTCAGCGAGGCAGAATTGATGGAATTTTTATTTTTACCCGGCTTTTCCACCGCCACCAAAGTCACGGAAATATCGGGACGCGGCGTGGGTTTGGATGTGGTTCATAGCACCTTAGCCCAAGTGGGGGGCATCCTGCGCGCCACATCTCGTCCCGGTAAAGGCATGAGCTTTCATATGCAATTGCCCCTCACCCTATCGGTGATGCGGACTCTGCAGGTGGAAATCTCTGGGGAACCTTACGCCTTTCCCCTGTCCCGAATCGATCGGATTTTGATGGTAGATCCGGCAGACATATTTGTGGCCGAAAACCGCCAGTATTTTACCTTTGACGATCGCAACATCGGCTTAGTCGCCGCCTCACAAGTCCTAGAGTTACCTCCCACCCCCGTCAACTCCCCACAGCTTCCGGTTGTGGTCATCAGTGACCGGTCCGCTACCTACGGCGTAGTAGTCGATCGGTTTTTGGGAGAGCGGGATTTAGTCGTCAGACCCCTAGACCCCCGCCTGGGCAAACTCCAGGATATCAGCGCCGCCGCCCTCATGGAATCCGGTTTACCCCTGCTCATTATTGACGTAGAAGATATGGTGCGCTCCATAGACAAAGTGCTATCCGGGGGCAGGTTGCGCAAAGTCAGCGAACCAGAACCAGCTCACCTGACCAAAAGCCGCAAGCGGGTTTTGATTGTCGATGATTCAATTACCGTGCGAGAAGTTGAGCGCAAGCTGTTGGAAAATAATGGATATGAAGTAGAAGTAGCTGTAAACGGAATGGATGGCTGGAATGCCGTGCGTACCAACCAATACGACTTAGTGATTACGGATGTGGATATGCCCCGGATGAACGGCATCGAGCTGGTCAGCCAAATCAAAAATCATCCTCACCTCAAGGTGATACCGGTGATGATTGTGTCATATAAAGACCGGGACGAAGACCGGATCCGGGGATTGGAAGCCGGGGCCGATTATTACTTAACTAAGAGCAGTTTTCACGACGAGACTCTATTACACGCCGTGATTGACCTGATTGGTTCGTAG
- a CDS encoding response regulator: MRIAIVNDMVMAVEALRRAIGTVPEYELAWTARNGADAVAKCQKDLPDLILMDLIMPVMDGVEATKQIMANSPCAILIVTATVKGNAPQVFEALGYGALDAVSTPVLINNGNVEASKNLLAKIATVAKLVGKGTSNAKSKIALGVLRRPHLVAIGASTQNRKPWRNCFRAYHQIFPERWRSCNTWMHNLPKGWRTG, from the coding sequence ATGAGAATAGCGATTGTTAATGATATGGTGATGGCGGTAGAAGCCCTGCGACGGGCGATCGGAACCGTTCCGGAGTATGAATTGGCGTGGACAGCGCGCAATGGAGCGGATGCGGTGGCCAAGTGCCAGAAAGATTTGCCAGACTTGATTCTGATGGACTTAATCATGCCGGTGATGGATGGCGTGGAGGCGACAAAGCAAATTATGGCCAATTCTCCCTGCGCGATTTTAATCGTCACCGCGACGGTGAAAGGGAACGCACCGCAGGTATTTGAGGCTTTGGGATATGGGGCACTGGATGCGGTGAGTACGCCGGTGCTAATCAATAATGGCAATGTGGAAGCGAGTAAGAACTTACTGGCGAAAATTGCTACTGTGGCTAAGTTGGTTGGCAAAGGGACTTCTAATGCTAAATCCAAAATAGCCCTTGGGGTCTTGCGGCGGCCACACTTGGTGGCGATCGGGGCATCTACCCAAAACCGAAAGCCCTGGCGAAACTGCTTTCGGGCTTACCATCAGATTTTCCCGGAGCGGTGGCGATCGTGCAACACCTGGATGCACAATTTGCCAAAGGGTTGGCGGACTGGCTGA
- a CDS encoding chemotaxis protein CheB, protein MAIVQHLDAQFAKGLADWLNQQTDIPVKVARAGDRLEGGKILIAGTNDHLVLQSNLTLAYTPEPRTCPYRPSVDAFFDSLAAHWPDPGTAVLMTGMGRDGAEGLSHLRAKSWHTIAQDKATSVVYGMPKAAVELGAAVEILPLEAIAPALVNAKY, encoded by the coding sequence GTGGCGATCGTGCAACACCTGGATGCACAATTTGCCAAAGGGTTGGCGGACTGGCTGAACCAGCAGACAGATATTCCTGTCAAGGTGGCTCGGGCAGGCGATCGTCTAGAAGGCGGGAAAATCCTGATTGCCGGAACCAATGACCACCTAGTTTTACAATCTAATTTGACCCTCGCCTACACCCCAGAGCCGCGCACCTGTCCCTACCGTCCCTCGGTAGATGCCTTTTTTGACAGCTTAGCAGCGCATTGGCCCGACCCCGGGACTGCTGTCCTAATGACTGGGATGGGTAGAGACGGCGCCGAAGGTTTGAGCCACCTGCGCGCCAAAAGCTGGCACACGATCGCCCAGGATAAAGCCACCAGTGTTGTCTATGGAATGCCCAAAGCAGCCGTAGAGTTAGGTGCAGCCGTGGAGATTTTGCCCCTCGAGGCGATCGCTCCTGCCTTAGTCAACGCCAAATATTAA
- a CDS encoding adenylate/guanylate cyclase domain-containing protein, which yields MTSLLQDGENFDFSSSFTSHPITVLLIDDQPIIAEAIRRMLVTEEDIIFHYISDPTQTLKAAAELSPTVILQDLVMPDLDGLTLVRFLRAKDAITRDIPLIVLSSKEDPQIKAAAFAFGANDYLVKLPDKLEMIARIRYHSRAYINLLQRNEAYKTLQNYLGKLKIEQQKSEDLLLNILPKQIAERLKEGQSTIADSFPNVSVLFADIVGFSKLATRVSPTQLVGMMNEVFSAFDYLADYYQLEKIKTIGDAYMVVAGLPVERSDHADAIANIALDMQSSIETINKNSSETFRIRIGINSGPVVAGVIGKKKFLYDLWGDTVNTASRMESHGLPGRIHVTQFTYELLEDKYVFEPRGEIEVKGKGKMSTYFLIDRK from the coding sequence ATGACGAGCCTCTTGCAGGATGGGGAAAATTTTGATTTTTCCTCCTCTTTTACATCACATCCCATCACCGTCCTGCTCATCGACGACCAGCCCATCATCGCCGAAGCTATTCGCCGCATGCTCGTCACCGAAGAAGACATCATCTTTCACTACATCAGCGACCCCACCCAAACCCTCAAAGCCGCCGCCGAACTATCCCCCACCGTCATTCTCCAAGATTTAGTCATGCCCGACCTCGACGGTTTAACCCTAGTGCGATTTCTCCGTGCCAAAGATGCCATCACCAGGGATATTCCCCTCATCGTTCTTTCCAGCAAAGAAGACCCCCAAATCAAAGCCGCCGCCTTCGCCTTCGGTGCCAATGACTACTTAGTAAAGCTCCCAGACAAACTAGAAATGATTGCCCGCATCCGCTATCACTCCCGGGCTTATATCAACCTATTGCAGCGGAATGAAGCCTATAAAACCCTGCAAAATTACTTAGGTAAACTCAAAATTGAACAACAAAAATCAGAAGATTTACTCTTAAATATTCTCCCTAAACAAATTGCCGAAAGATTAAAAGAAGGTCAAAGCACTATTGCCGACAGCTTTCCCAATGTTTCCGTATTATTCGCCGATATTGTTGGTTTTAGTAAACTAGCAACTCGCGTATCTCCCACCCAACTTGTGGGCATGATGAATGAAGTATTTTCCGCCTTTGATTACTTAGCAGATTATTACCAATTAGAAAAAATTAAAACTATCGGTGACGCCTATATGGTGGTAGCGGGATTACCCGTAGAAAGAAGCGACCACGCCGACGCTATTGCCAACATCGCCCTAGATATGCAGTCATCCATAGAAACAATCAATAAAAACTCATCCGAGACATTCCGCATCCGCATCGGCATCAACTCCGGTCCTGTGGTCGCTGGCGTCATCGGCAAAAAAAAGTTTCTCTATGACCTCTGGGGTGATACGGTAAACACCGCCAGCCGCATGGAATCTCACGGACTACCCGGCAGAATTCACGTTACCCAATTTACCTACGAACTTTTAGAGGATAAATATGTATTTGAGCCCAGAGGCGAAATCGAAGTCAAAGGCAAAGGGAAAATGTCCACCTATTTTCTCATAGACAGAAAATAG
- a CDS encoding SDR family oxidoreductase — MPTALITGASSGIGEVFAQELAQRQYNLILVARSEAKLQELATKLQQAHGINAEIIVQDLSQPGAGTTVFEAVSQKGLTVDMLINNAGFGDYGAFSDRPLPKFMEMIQLNITTLVELTHLFLAPMRQRRQGSIINVASIAGFMPLPYMSVYAATKAFVLSFSEALWAENRTSGIRIQALCPGPTATQFFQAAEFPATMNESGVNMVTAAQVVQESLQGLETNKSNVVTGGLNTQIIVNLQRFFPREVLVNLIESQFKAK, encoded by the coding sequence ATGCCCACAGCTTTAATCACTGGCGCATCTTCTGGAATTGGTGAGGTATTCGCTCAAGAATTAGCCCAACGCCAATATAATTTAATTTTGGTGGCCCGTTCTGAAGCCAAACTTCAGGAACTGGCCACAAAACTGCAACAGGCACATGGCATCAATGCCGAAATTATCGTCCAAGACTTAAGCCAGCCCGGAGCGGGAACCACCGTGTTTGAAGCTGTATCCCAAAAAGGATTAACGGTGGATATGTTGATTAATAATGCCGGGTTTGGAGACTACGGGGCATTTAGCGATCGACCCCTACCCAAATTCATGGAAATGATCCAGCTCAACATCACCACCTTAGTCGAGCTAACCCACCTATTTTTAGCTCCCATGCGCCAGCGGCGACAAGGTAGCATCATCAACGTCGCCTCGATCGCCGGATTTATGCCCCTCCCCTATATGTCCGTTTACGCCGCCACCAAAGCCTTTGTCCTCAGCTTCAGCGAGGCCCTGTGGGCAGAAAATCGCACCAGCGGTATCCGCATTCAAGCCCTTTGCCCCGGTCCAACGGCTACCCAATTTTTCCAAGCCGCCGAATTTCCCGCCACCATGAACGAGAGTGGCGTTAATATGGTGACAGCCGCTCAAGTCGTCCAAGAATCACTACAAGGCTTAGAAACCAATAAATCCAACGTCGTTACTGGCGGACTAAACACCCAAATTATCGTCAACCTGCAGCGGTTTTTCCCCCGCGAGGTCCTCGTCAACCTCATAGAATCCCAGTTTAAAGCTAAATAA
- a CDS encoding Uma2 family endonuclease, protein MALTVKHLEQLQLDLQNDPGDYQIELREGEIIVMGPSDIVSSYIGAQLSFLLKLWVSPRRLGLVFDSSGGFILPNADLTAPDVSFVSGSRMPRTKRYFSEIVPDLVVEIKSQSDRLVKLRKKIKMFLAQGVKVAILIDPDQLTATLYRPNQKPILFRDGETLTIPELLPGWELQISDLWPPVFEEEE, encoded by the coding sequence ATGGCTCTGACAGTTAAACACCTAGAACAACTGCAATTAGACCTGCAAAATGACCCTGGAGATTACCAGATAGAATTGCGCGAGGGAGAAATTATCGTTATGGGTCCATCAGATATCGTCTCCAGTTACATTGGCGCACAGTTGAGCTTTCTGCTCAAACTCTGGGTATCGCCGCGCCGTCTGGGCTTAGTTTTTGACTCCAGTGGCGGATTCATCTTGCCGAATGCGGATTTAACGGCGCCGGATGTTTCCTTTGTCTCGGGCTCGCGGATGCCCCGGACTAAGCGCTATTTTAGCGAAATTGTCCCGGATTTAGTGGTAGAAATTAAATCCCAGAGCGATCGGCTGGTGAAATTGCGGAAAAAAATTAAAATGTTTCTCGCGCAAGGGGTGAAAGTAGCAATTTTAATTGACCCAGACCAGCTAACTGCTACCTTATATCGCCCCAACCAGAAACCAATTTTGTTCCGAGATGGGGAAACTCTCACCATCCCGGAATTACTTCCCGGCTGGGAATTACAGATTTCTGACCTGTGGCCGCCAGTATTTGAGGAAGAGGAATAA
- a CDS encoding MBL fold metallo-hydrolase produces the protein MQTSPFSDFFIRFWGVRGSIPTPGKETVRYGGNTSCVEMYVGGKRLIFDGGTGLRVLGKHLLAQMPVEAYMFFTHSHWDHIQGFPFFVPAFIPGNCFHIYGAIAPNGANIKARLSDQMHHPNFPVPLVAMRSDLRFYDITPGEVFKIDDIEIETAPLNHPNEAIGYRVSWGGHTAVYCTDTEHFADRLDENVLHLAQNADIFIYDATYSDEEYSDPKSPKIGWGHSTWQEAVKLAKTAKVDKLVIFHHDPAHDDDFLDNIEAQVHTVFPNSLLAREGMVLPVMGARQE, from the coding sequence ATGCAAACCAGCCCTTTCTCTGATTTTTTTATCCGGTTCTGGGGAGTAAGGGGAAGCATTCCCACCCCCGGTAAAGAAACTGTTCGCTATGGCGGGAATACTTCCTGTGTGGAAATGTATGTGGGAGGTAAACGTCTGATTTTTGATGGCGGTACGGGGTTGCGAGTGCTAGGTAAGCATTTGCTAGCACAGATGCCTGTAGAAGCTTATATGTTCTTTACCCACTCTCACTGGGACCATATCCAGGGATTTCCTTTTTTCGTTCCCGCTTTTATCCCTGGCAATTGCTTCCACATCTACGGCGCGATCGCCCCGAACGGCGCTAACATCAAAGCACGCCTTTCCGACCAAATGCACCATCCTAACTTCCCAGTGCCTTTGGTGGCAATGCGCTCTGACTTGAGATTTTACGACATCACGCCGGGAGAGGTTTTCAAAATTGATGATATTGAAATTGAAACCGCTCCTCTCAACCATCCCAATGAGGCGATCGGCTATCGCGTCAGTTGGGGCGGACATACGGCTGTTTACTGTACTGATACAGAACACTTTGCCGATCGCTTAGATGAAAACGTCCTGCATCTTGCCCAAAATGCTGATATCTTCATTTACGACGCCACCTATAGCGATGAAGAATATTCCGACCCCAAAAGCCCCAAAATCGGCTGGGGTCACTCCACCTGGCAGGAAGCTGTGAAATTAGCTAAAACCGCCAAAGTTGATAAATTAGTCATTTTTCATCACGACCCCGCTCACGATGATGATTTCCTAGACAACATCGAAGCCCAAGTGCATACCGTCTTCCCTAACTCACTCCTAGCGAGAGAAGGGATGGTACTGCCAGTGATGGGAGCCAGACAAGAGTAA
- a CDS encoding WD40 repeat domain-containing protein: MTMVALPKLGRRLTAIAVSQYEEESQLQPLPVATADVEAISRCLLDRWQHPEGEPPPIKLRKVIDPDLETIRQNIQDLFSSNSDEEEFRLLYFSGYAIPTASGEIYLATKNTNKNQLHTTALPLAFLSQCMAESGPMTVAILDCCWAATAPEASSIPTPAVGAILSYFGLAAEKQRPFSPPGDDELQSSPYTHYLIEGITTGIADADLDGIISLNEWHAYASQKIQIQTPGRLPVILGWVEALSPTPESVRVEALSPTSESSRVEALSPTPESSISNGINVGPVSITTSPTHNPQLQYRRAVENFARRRQGDISAIAQRILDIRRQRLGLSTPEAESIRQSVLAPYLTYKAKLQQYDRVLSEAVSQEGLPLSSSTREDLKYLQITVLGLTDADIAPIETQRLNAQNLRRPFHSPKKTPPGLGSPPEQSNTPPSPDAKNAAPASIPPRSSSAAQWEQRLFLFLMGSGLLVSATLAASIYLLIQYISAPNQPPEALALLDQFLSSLHLEPLDFPVWFQGKGDEETGRPGNQGTRKPGDQGTRGQRNQGTREPGDKETRGPGNGGTRGPGVSPSPSHPVTPSPRPPISLSATLTGHNGPVQAAIFSPDGATIYSSSDDGAVKAWKTTSPDTPIASFAAGATPVRALALVPDGKTLISGRDDGKLQIWDVAETLTNPTPQPTQEIAAHIGPIYALVVLPDKTVVSASGDTTIKIWPGGSDPKPQELTGHSGPVRALAISPDGQTLVSASSDRTIKIWNPKTGEERATLTSHTGVVRALAISPDSQTLVSGSWDKTIKIWNLSTGEELATLTGHTDKVTALAISPDGSTLFSGSDDNTIKVWNLGSGEELATLTDHTSDVFSLALSPDGKTLASASWDKTLKLWR, encoded by the coding sequence ATGACGATGGTGGCACTGCCAAAGCTAGGGCGACGCCTGACGGCGATCGCAGTCAGTCAATACGAGGAAGAGTCGCAATTGCAACCGCTACCAGTGGCGACAGCGGATGTAGAAGCGATCTCCCGGTGCTTGCTCGATCGATGGCAGCACCCAGAGGGAGAACCTCCTCCTATCAAACTCCGCAAGGTCATAGATCCAGACCTAGAGACCATACGCCAGAATATCCAAGACCTCTTCAGCAGCAACAGCGATGAGGAAGAATTCCGACTGCTGTACTTTTCCGGCTACGCCATCCCCACCGCCAGCGGCGAAATTTACCTGGCAACCAAAAACACCAATAAAAACCAGCTCCACACCACCGCTCTTCCCTTGGCATTTTTGAGCCAGTGCATGGCTGAAAGCGGCCCGATGACCGTAGCTATTCTCGATTGCTGCTGGGCAGCCACCGCTCCCGAAGCATCATCCATCCCCACACCAGCAGTGGGCGCTATCCTCAGCTACTTCGGCTTAGCCGCCGAAAAACAGCGCCCCTTCAGCCCTCCTGGGGACGACGAGTTACAATCCTCCCCCTACACCCACTATTTAATCGAAGGCATCACCACCGGTATTGCTGACGCCGACCTTGATGGCATTATTTCCCTCAACGAGTGGCACGCCTACGCCAGCCAAAAAATCCAAATCCAGACGCCAGGGAGATTGCCCGTAATCTTAGGTTGGGTTGAGGCACTTTCCCCAACACCGGAAAGTGTAAGGGTTGAGGCACTTTCCCCAACATCGGAGAGTAGCAGGGTTGAAGCACTTTCCCCAACACCGGAAAGTAGCATCTCCAACGGCATAAATGTGGGACCCGTCAGTATTACCACCAGCCCCACCCATAACCCCCAACTACAATACCGCCGCGCCGTGGAAAATTTTGCCCGTCGCCGCCAGGGCGACATCTCCGCGATCGCCCAAAGAATCCTCGACATCCGCCGCCAGCGTCTAGGATTGTCAACCCCTGAAGCCGAGAGCATCCGCCAGAGCGTCCTCGCACCTTACCTCACCTACAAAGCCAAATTGCAACAATACGATCGGGTACTCTCCGAGGCAGTCTCCCAAGAAGGATTACCCCTAAGCTCCAGTACCAGAGAAGACCTGAAATACCTGCAAATCACAGTCCTTGGACTGACCGACGCAGATATCGCCCCCATTGAAACCCAGCGGCTGAACGCCCAGAATCTGCGTCGCCCCTTTCATAGCCCAAAAAAAACCCCTCCCGGTCTGGGTTCTCCCCCAGAACAGAGCAACACCCCACCATCCCCCGACGCCAAAAACGCCGCCCCAGCATCCATACCTCCCCGCTCCAGTTCCGCTGCCCAGTGGGAACAACGTTTGTTTCTATTCCTTATGGGTTCAGGACTGCTCGTATCAGCCACCCTCGCCGCCAGCATCTACCTACTGATTCAATATATCTCCGCCCCCAACCAACCACCAGAAGCCTTAGCACTCCTAGACCAATTCCTCTCCTCCCTCCACCTAGAACCCCTCGATTTTCCGGTTTGGTTTCAGGGCAAAGGAGACGAGGAGACAGGGCGACCAGGGAACCAGGGGACCAGGAAACCAGGGGACCAGGGAACCAGGGGACAAAGAAACCAGGGGACCAGGGAACCAGGGGACAAAGAAACCAGGGGACCAGGGAACGGGGGGACCAGGGGACCAGGAGTCTCCCCATCTCCCAGTCACCCCGTCACCCCATCTCCCCGTCCCCCCATCTCCCTATCCGCCACCCTCACTGGTCACAATGGACCAGTGCAAGCAGCGATTTTCAGCCCCGATGGGGCAACCATCTACAGCAGCAGCGACGATGGCGCAGTGAAGGCTTGGAAAACAACCAGCCCAGATACTCCCATTGCCAGCTTCGCCGCTGGTGCCACCCCAGTGCGGGCATTGGCGCTCGTCCCAGATGGCAAAACACTAATTAGCGGACGAGATGACGGCAAACTACAGATATGGGATGTGGCCGAAACACTGACAAATCCCACCCCACAACCCACCCAAGAAATCGCCGCTCATATCGGGCCAATTTACGCCCTGGTTGTGTTGCCCGACAAAACTGTAGTCAGCGCCTCTGGCGATACAACGATTAAAATTTGGCCTGGAGGTTCAGACCCCAAACCCCAAGAGCTGACCGGTCATAGTGGGCCAGTGCGTGCATTAGCCATCAGTCCTGACGGCCAAACCCTCGTCAGCGCCAGTAGCGATCGCACCATCAAAATCTGGAACCCCAAAACCGGCGAAGAGCGCGCCACCCTCACCAGTCACACCGGGGTAGTGCGAGCATTAGCCATCAGTCCCGATAGCCAAACCCTTGTCAGCGGTAGTTGGGACAAAACCATCAAAATCTGGAACCTCAGCACCGGCGAAGAACTCGCCACCCTCACCGGTCACACCGATAAAGTCACCGCATTAGCCATCAGTCCCGACGGCTCCACCCTATTCAGCGGCAGCGATGACAACACCATCAAGGTTTGGAATCTCGGCAGCGGCGAAGAACTCGCCACCCTCACCGACCATACCAGCGACGTGTTTTCCCTCGCCCTCAGCCCTGACGGCAAAACTCTCGCCAGCGCTAGCTGGGACAAAACTCTCAAACTGTGGCGCTGA
- a CDS encoding pyridoxine 5'-phosphate synthase has translation MEITLGVNIDHVATIRQARRTVEPDPVQAAVLAELAGADGITVHLREDRRHIQDRDVRLLRQTVRTHLNLEMAATKEMVAIALEIKPNYVTLVPERREEVTTEGGLNVAAQERHLAEVTDALQSAGIPVSLFIDADPAQIEASVKVKAQFIELHTGRYAEAPNATLQQKELAVLTQGCELARASGLRVNAGHGLTYWNVHPIACIPGMEELNIGHTIISRAVLVGFDRAVREMKQAIRGL, from the coding sequence ATGGAAATCACACTTGGCGTTAATATAGACCATGTAGCCACCATCCGTCAGGCGCGGCGTACCGTAGAGCCCGATCCGGTGCAAGCTGCCGTCCTGGCAGAACTCGCCGGTGCTGACGGGATCACCGTCCACCTGCGGGAAGACCGGCGACATATTCAAGACCGGGACGTGCGGCTGTTGCGGCAAACCGTGCGCACCCATCTAAATTTAGAAATGGCTGCTACCAAGGAAATGGTAGCGATCGCTCTGGAGATTAAACCCAATTACGTGACTCTGGTGCCAGAACGCCGGGAAGAGGTAACTACCGAAGGGGGCCTCAACGTGGCCGCACAGGAACGGCACCTCGCCGAAGTCACAGACGCCTTGCAGTCAGCCGGTATTCCGGTCAGCCTGTTTATCGATGCTGACCCAGCACAAATTGAAGCATCGGTCAAGGTGAAAGCACAGTTTATCGAACTCCACACCGGTCGCTATGCTGAAGCACCCAACGCCACCCTGCAACAAAAAGAACTCGCCGTTTTAACCCAAGGCTGCGAGCTGGCTCGCGCTTCTGGTCTGCGCGTCAACGCCGGTCACGGTTTGACCTACTGGAACGTTCATCCGATCGCCTGTATTCCAGGCATGGAAGAACTCAACATCGGTCATACCATCATCAGCCGCGCCGTTTTGGTAGGATTCGATCGAGCCGTGCGGGAGATGAAACAAGCCATACGCGGCCTCTAG